Proteins found in one Paenibacillus borealis genomic segment:
- a CDS encoding extracellular solute-binding protein yields the protein MRKKKAFYLVFAALLASGSVLAGCSQNAKPDTSDNGSGSGEGSSSFSYLMHDKFINWLQEDKWYPYVEKATGTTVEFVPGGSNDDEYYASVDQKIISRTFPDSGIVSVSQATVYGAQGAFVDLSPYIDEFAPNIKSYIEKNPNYKTLISNKDGQIYGLVAEAPLFADFIFYRADHFEKAGITKAPQTIDELTDAMRKLKAYYGKDDKNYYPMVGREGYIRFQSAFNAAASYDDGISKGVYANGKTGTDLYSDGYKKMVEWYKTLYSEGLIDPEWVAGSGTEESWESKMLTGQGSISYDYLTRPSWFMDNGGPDNDPDYNIAILPYLKDLNGNPSVQTTETQYNTLRAMVINADSKDKAETIIKFLDYLYSEEGQTLVSWGVEGESYKDEGGKKQYTVDFSEQEATPAGEPRWSFLNDRLTFVKPIDNDAFYSWNTELVRNAALELFTDENLKTGVQVTYTAEQAKQLADLSAKVNEAVTAGVTEFVNGKRPMSEWDAFLGEMETAGYKKIVALQQEAYDAMYK from the coding sequence ATGAGAAAAAAGAAAGCGTTTTATTTGGTCTTTGCCGCTCTGCTTGCGTCCGGGTCCGTACTGGCCGGCTGCTCACAAAATGCCAAACCGGACACCTCTGACAACGGAAGCGGGAGCGGTGAAGGAAGCAGCAGCTTTTCTTATTTAATGCATGATAAATTTATTAACTGGCTGCAGGAGGACAAGTGGTACCCATACGTGGAAAAGGCAACCGGCACGACCGTCGAATTTGTTCCCGGCGGCTCCAACGACGATGAGTATTACGCTTCCGTTGACCAGAAAATTATCAGCCGCACCTTCCCTGATTCAGGCATCGTGTCCGTCTCGCAGGCTACCGTATACGGGGCCCAAGGCGCGTTTGTCGATCTGTCTCCCTATATTGATGAATTCGCACCCAATATCAAGAGCTATATTGAGAAGAACCCCAATTACAAAACGCTGATCAGCAATAAAGACGGACAAATTTATGGACTGGTTGCCGAGGCTCCGCTTTTTGCAGACTTCATCTTCTACCGCGCCGATCATTTTGAGAAGGCTGGCATTACCAAGGCTCCGCAGACGATTGATGAGCTGACCGATGCGATGCGTAAATTGAAAGCGTATTATGGCAAGGATGATAAGAATTACTATCCGATGGTCGGCCGTGAAGGCTATATCCGCTTCCAGAGCGCATTCAATGCCGCTGCGAGCTATGATGACGGCATATCCAAAGGTGTGTACGCCAATGGTAAAACCGGCACGGACCTGTATTCCGACGGATACAAGAAGATGGTAGAGTGGTACAAAACGCTCTATAGTGAAGGCCTGATCGATCCGGAATGGGTAGCAGGCTCCGGCACGGAGGAAAGCTGGGAATCCAAAATGCTGACCGGACAAGGCTCCATCAGCTATGACTATCTGACCCGTCCATCGTGGTTCATGGATAACGGCGGGCCGGACAACGATCCGGACTATAACATTGCCATCCTGCCTTATCTGAAAGATCTGAACGGCAATCCTTCCGTGCAGACCACAGAAACCCAGTACAACACCTTGAGAGCAATGGTTATTAATGCAGACAGTAAGGACAAAGCGGAGACGATTATCAAATTCCTGGATTACCTGTATTCCGAAGAAGGCCAAACGCTTGTTTCATGGGGCGTTGAAGGGGAAAGCTATAAAGATGAGGGCGGAAAGAAGCAGTACACCGTGGACTTCTCGGAGCAGGAGGCCACGCCTGCCGGGGAACCGCGCTGGTCTTTCCTCAATGACCGTCTTACCTTTGTGAAGCCGATCGACAACGATGCATTCTACTCCTGGAACACCGAGCTTGTACGCAATGCTGCACTTGAGCTGTTCACGGATGAAAATTTGAAAACCGGCGTACAGGTAACGTACACGGCTGAGCAGGCCAAGCAGCTGGCTGATCTGTCCGCTAAGGTCAATGAGGCGGTTACCGCCGGAGTCACCGAATTCGTCAATGGCAAACGCCCGATGAGCGAATGGGATGCCTTCCTCGGCGAAATGGAAACAGCAGGCTATAAGAAGATTGTAGCCCTTCAGCAAGAAGCATACGACGCCATGTACAAATAA
- the dapA gene encoding 4-hydroxy-tetrahydrodipicolinate synthase, giving the protein MLEVKGIIPAMVTPLNQREELDEKALRKMVNRYIDAGVHGLFCLGTNGEFFNLSFEEKLAVAQIVIDEVRGRVPVYAGAGCSGTGETRRLAQKLEQAGADALSVITPYFLTYTQAELQYHFEAVAGETSLPIVLYTIPARTSNTLSIQTVSRLAELPNIVGIKDSSGSFDNILQLIDRTPESFSVLAGTDSLILSTLMAGGAGAIAATANIFPGTVVAIYEHWLRGEYEQAEQAQRVLRELRAAFALGTLPSVLKAVLDEIGLPAGPARRPVAPLTPQALEEVRKMVAGYADRGLL; this is encoded by the coding sequence ATGCTGGAAGTGAAGGGGATTATACCTGCTATGGTCACTCCGCTGAATCAGCGGGAGGAGCTTGATGAGAAGGCGCTGCGGAAGATGGTCAACCGTTATATTGATGCCGGGGTACACGGCCTGTTCTGTCTGGGAACCAACGGCGAATTCTTTAATCTTTCTTTTGAAGAAAAGCTGGCGGTAGCGCAAATCGTCATCGATGAGGTACGGGGCCGCGTGCCTGTGTATGCCGGGGCAGGCTGCTCCGGAACGGGCGAGACCCGCCGCCTTGCGCAAAAACTGGAGCAGGCGGGGGCGGATGCGCTTTCTGTGATTACGCCTTATTTCCTGACCTACACGCAGGCGGAACTGCAATACCATTTTGAAGCTGTAGCAGGCGAGACCTCGCTGCCCATCGTACTGTACACGATTCCGGCCCGTACAAGCAATACCCTTAGCATTCAGACTGTATCCAGGCTTGCAGAATTGCCGAATATCGTAGGCATCAAAGACAGCAGCGGCAGCTTCGATAACATCCTGCAATTGATCGACCGCACACCGGAATCCTTCTCCGTGCTTGCCGGAACGGATTCGCTTATCTTATCCACGCTCATGGCTGGAGGCGCGGGGGCTATCGCTGCAACGGCCAATATTTTCCCCGGGACGGTGGTGGCGATTTACGAGCATTGGCTCCGCGGCGAATATGAGCAGGCCGAGCAGGCGCAGCGCGTCCTCCGTGAGTTGCGTGCCGCCTTCGCACTGGGCACCCTGCCTTCAGTGCTGAAGGCTGTGCTGGATGAAATCGGCTTGCCGGCAGGTCCGGCCCGGCGGCCTGTGGCTCCGCTCACCCCTCAGGCGCTGGAGGAAGTACGCAAGATGGTGGCCGGTTATGCGGATAGAGGCTTACTGTAA
- a CDS encoding AraC family transcriptional regulator: MKDHIVQHFYTPTKTQMEQSAYITWAGHRKCGKEHVVGPRVLETYKMVFVLSGKGYLTQGDHVNKMLNEGDMFILIPREKHFYYADPEDPWEIMWVSFGGQHIPYYLSLMGLDINHCCLAGIATHTIINKMLLLIQELPEAGDGQLLCISYLLHIFHLVEQGAKHYGEAGMRTGSESVVQQAVLFIEQNYYMHLDVDMLCKHVNYSRSYLSRYFKRITGISIPEYISKTRIQNAKVLLQKTDLNIQEISASVGITDSLYFSKLFKNATGTSPMSYKKHNQER; encoded by the coding sequence ATGAAAGATCATATTGTACAGCATTTTTACACACCGACCAAAACACAAATGGAGCAGTCCGCCTATATTACCTGGGCCGGTCACCGGAAGTGCGGCAAAGAACATGTCGTAGGCCCGCGTGTCCTGGAGACCTATAAAATGGTGTTTGTCCTCAGCGGCAAGGGCTATTTAACCCAGGGCGACCATGTCAACAAAATGCTGAACGAGGGAGATATGTTTATCCTGATTCCCAGGGAAAAGCATTTTTACTATGCCGATCCGGAGGACCCGTGGGAAATCATGTGGGTCTCCTTTGGCGGCCAGCATATACCTTACTATCTGAGCCTGATGGGGCTGGATATTAATCACTGCTGCCTCGCGGGAATTGCCACGCATACCATCATTAACAAAATGCTGCTGCTGATCCAGGAGCTTCCGGAGGCCGGGGACGGGCAGCTGCTGTGCATCAGCTATCTGCTGCATATTTTCCATCTGGTTGAGCAGGGTGCGAAGCATTACGGTGAGGCCGGCATGCGGACAGGCTCCGAAAGCGTGGTGCAGCAGGCTGTTCTTTTTATTGAGCAGAATTATTACATGCATCTTGATGTGGATATGCTGTGCAAGCATGTCAACTACAGCCGTTCCTACCTGTCCCGCTACTTCAAGCGGATTACCGGGATTTCGATCCCGGAATATATCAGCAAAACCCGCATCCAGAACGCCAAGGTGCTGCTGCAGAAGACGGACCTCAATATTCAGGAGATTTCGGCTTCCGTGGGCATCACGGATTCCCTCTACTTCTCCAAGCTGTTTAAGAATGCGACGGGGACTTCTCCCATGTCCTACAAGAAGCACAACCAGGAGCGCTGA
- a CDS encoding carbohydrate ABC transporter permease, which translates to MMRTKISLFDICNNIFLLLIALICTYPFLYIFFLSISDGRSIASGDVVFFPKNPNFEAYQYILTNSSLGIFRGLLNSGIYTAVGTVVALLLTYMTAYVLSRKQIKGRFLIMSLFVFTWVFEAGIIPAYIVLNKLGFVDNWLVMIIPNAINVQFLIITKTFLDGLPTELEEAAKIDGANDFQVMSRVFLPISKPILATIGVFYAVFIWNQYLMPLIYLQNPNLQTIQVMLKRLVISSGDSNTAFRTIIQDGIMLNPGNLKAAAIFVAMVPIVLIYPFVQKYFKKGILIGSVK; encoded by the coding sequence ATGATGAGAACAAAGATCAGCCTGTTCGACATCTGCAACAATATTTTTCTGCTATTGATCGCTCTTATCTGCACGTATCCTTTCCTGTATATATTCTTTCTGTCTATCAGCGATGGAAGAAGCATCGCCTCAGGGGACGTCGTGTTCTTCCCGAAGAACCCCAACTTTGAAGCCTATCAATATATATTGACGAATTCGAGCCTCGGCATTTTCCGCGGTCTGCTGAATTCGGGCATCTATACGGCAGTCGGCACCGTTGTTGCGCTTCTGCTGACATATATGACGGCCTATGTATTGTCCCGCAAGCAGATTAAAGGGCGTTTTCTGATCATGAGCCTGTTCGTGTTCACCTGGGTATTTGAAGCGGGAATTATTCCGGCCTATATCGTCCTGAACAAGCTTGGCTTCGTGGACAACTGGCTGGTTATGATCATTCCCAATGCAATCAATGTGCAGTTTCTGATTATTACCAAGACCTTCCTGGACGGTCTGCCGACTGAGCTTGAGGAAGCAGCCAAAATCGATGGCGCCAACGATTTCCAGGTCATGAGCCGCGTCTTTCTCCCTATATCCAAACCGATTCTGGCCACAATCGGCGTATTCTACGCCGTGTTTATCTGGAACCAGTATCTGATGCCGCTCATTTACCTGCAGAATCCCAACCTGCAGACGATTCAGGTCATGCTGAAACGGCTGGTCATCAGCTCAGGGGATTCCAATACGGCCTTCCGCACGATTATCCAGGACGGCATAATGCTGAACCCGGGCAACCTGAAGGCTGCAGCTATCTTCGTAGCGATGGTGCCGATCGTGCTGATCTATCCGTTCGTACAGAAGTACTTCAAGAAAGGGATTCTGATCGGTTCCGTGAAGTAA
- the pdxA gene encoding 4-hydroxythreonine-4-phosphate dehydrogenase PdxA, with protein sequence MKPIIAITMGDAAGIGPEIIVKALSHPEVYEMCRPVVIGDAGTLERAAAVSGRDEMVIRPVAGASEALFRQGTIDCISLDLLPDAVAFGQLSAAAGNAAFHYIAKAVELAKAGEVQAICTAPLNKEALHKGGHLYPGHTEILAKLTETEDFSMMLSTDRLKVIHLTTHVGLIKAVEMITPERTYNVLKLADQVLRTAGNEHPRIALCGINPHAGENGLFGNGEEEEKLLPAVEKARAEGMDVFGPAPADTLFYRAMRGDFDIVVACYHDQGHTPIKVLGIEAGVNITIGLKGGIIRTSVDHGTAFDIAGTGVADERSMLAALHSAVELAPQGI encoded by the coding sequence ATGAAGCCAATTATTGCCATTACGATGGGGGATGCAGCCGGAATCGGGCCTGAAATTATTGTCAAAGCGTTATCGCACCCTGAAGTTTATGAGATGTGCCGGCCGGTCGTCATCGGCGATGCCGGAACGCTAGAGCGGGCAGCCGCCGTCTCCGGCCGGGATGAAATGGTTATCCGCCCGGTAGCCGGAGCCTCGGAGGCGTTATTCCGGCAAGGCACCATTGATTGCATCAGCCTGGATCTCCTTCCGGACGCTGTAGCTTTCGGCCAATTGTCTGCAGCGGCAGGCAATGCGGCGTTTCATTATATTGCCAAGGCTGTTGAACTGGCTAAGGCCGGTGAAGTCCAGGCGATTTGTACCGCTCCGCTGAATAAGGAGGCGCTCCACAAGGGAGGGCATCTCTATCCCGGCCATACCGAAATTCTGGCTAAGCTGACGGAGACGGAGGATTTCTCAATGATGCTGTCCACCGACCGCCTCAAGGTCATTCACCTGACGACCCATGTCGGGCTGATCAAGGCCGTGGAGATGATTACGCCGGAGCGGACGTACAATGTGCTGAAACTGGCGGATCAGGTGCTGCGGACAGCGGGCAATGAGCATCCGCGCATTGCCTTATGCGGAATCAATCCGCATGCCGGGGAGAACGGCTTGTTCGGGAACGGGGAGGAAGAAGAGAAGCTGCTTCCGGCCGTGGAGAAGGCGCGTGCGGAAGGGATGGATGTATTTGGTCCGGCTCCGGCGGACACACTTTTTTATAGAGCGATGCGGGGAGACTTTGATATCGTCGTCGCCTGCTACCACGACCAGGGGCATACGCCGATCAAGGTGCTGGGTATCGAAGCTGGCGTTAATATCACTATTGGCTTGAAGGGCGGCATCATCCGTACTTCCGTTGATCACGGCACGGCTTTTGATATCGCGGGAACGGGTGTTGCCGATGAGAGAAGCATGCTGGCGGCGCTTCACTCCGCTGTGGAGCTGGCCCCGCAAGGCATATAA
- a CDS encoding ABC transporter permease — MITSEGMTPLPRKTVMRRFLAYMNTNKLLLLMLLPGLISLVLFKLAPLGGMVIAFQDFSAFRGVLGSPFVGLEHFQRIFEDPYIWTLVKNTLILAFYSLLFTFPIPILFALLLNEVRVRWIKGSVQSLSFLPYFISSAVMVSILYTLLSPSTGLVNDILARFGLDTIYFMAEPGWFRSNYVLLQVWQTFGYSAIVYIAAMAAIDPSIYESASLDGASRFQQMLHITLPSLKPTIAIMLIISVGNIFTVDLDRILLMYNQSVYETADVIQTYVYRLAFASTGFPEYSYGTAVNLLKSLVAYVLVIGTNKLSTKYSDTRLF; from the coding sequence GTGATAACAAGTGAAGGAATGACGCCTCTTCCCCGTAAAACGGTGATGCGCCGGTTTCTTGCCTATATGAATACGAACAAGCTGCTGCTGCTCATGCTGTTGCCCGGTTTGATCAGCCTGGTATTGTTCAAGCTGGCTCCTCTGGGCGGCATGGTTATCGCTTTTCAGGATTTCAGCGCCTTCCGCGGGGTTCTGGGCAGTCCCTTTGTCGGTCTGGAGCATTTTCAGCGTATCTTTGAGGACCCGTATATCTGGACCCTTGTCAAAAACACGCTTATTCTCGCCTTCTATTCCCTCTTATTCACGTTCCCCATTCCGATTCTGTTCGCCCTCCTGCTGAACGAGGTAAGGGTACGCTGGATCAAAGGGAGCGTGCAATCACTGAGCTTTTTGCCTTATTTCATTTCTTCGGCTGTTATGGTCAGCATTCTGTACACGCTGCTCTCGCCTTCGACCGGCCTTGTTAATGATATTCTGGCCCGCTTTGGCCTGGATACCATCTATTTCATGGCTGAACCGGGATGGTTCCGCAGCAACTATGTGCTGCTTCAGGTATGGCAGACCTTCGGCTATTCGGCCATCGTGTATATTGCTGCAATGGCGGCTATTGATCCATCCATTTATGAATCGGCTTCACTGGACGGCGCCAGCCGCTTTCAGCAGATGCTGCACATCACGCTGCCCTCGCTTAAGCCGACGATTGCCATCATGCTGATTATCAGCGTCGGCAACATTTTCACGGTCGATCTGGACCGGATTCTGCTTATGTACAATCAAAGCGTCTATGAGACGGCTGACGTCATTCAGACTTATGTCTACCGCCTGGCTTTCGCCAGCACGGGATTCCCGGAATACAGCTACGGCACAGCAGTCAATCTGCTGAAATCCCTCGTCGCCTACGTTCTGGTTATCGGCACCAACAAGTTGTCCACTAAATATTCCGATACGCGGCTATTCTGA
- a CDS encoding sialidase family protein: MIELNDLTEDGKLYFNRRLGLVESLLPCGFETSHACDLQELPNGDLLCVWFAGSDEGNSDVSIVMSRLNAGADAWTPAVRISDDNGFSEQNPSLFLHPNGELWVMYTAQRARTADEPPEFNLQYTSKIYRKVSRDNGLTWGEAEVMFAREGSFCRQKIQILSSGRWIFENWICFNDDTRNGSDITVMNISDDEGATWRSVEVPGSRGRVHCNVLEMAPGKLVGLFRSRAADNIYYAKSDDNGETWTEPARTELPNNNSSISAIKLASGKLAIIYNDLRFNDKPDITVWPFERCPVTVALSEDEGRTWPYRRHVETGEGFSGHKNLIRNRRYEYPCIMQAADGSLHAAYSFGNRRTMKFISFTEQWVTGAE, from the coding sequence ATGATTGAATTGAACGACCTTACGGAAGACGGAAAGCTGTATTTCAACCGCCGGCTCGGACTGGTGGAATCTTTGTTGCCCTGCGGTTTCGAAACCAGCCATGCCTGCGACCTGCAGGAGCTGCCTAATGGCGATTTGCTCTGCGTCTGGTTTGCCGGCTCGGATGAAGGCAACTCGGATGTCAGCATCGTGATGTCCCGCCTGAATGCCGGTGCAGACGCCTGGACGCCTGCGGTGAGAATCTCCGATGACAACGGCTTCAGTGAGCAGAACCCGTCCTTGTTCCTTCATCCGAACGGCGAGCTGTGGGTGATGTACACGGCCCAGCGGGCCCGGACGGCCGACGAACCGCCGGAGTTCAACCTGCAGTATACCTCCAAGATTTACCGCAAGGTTTCCAGGGACAACGGATTGACCTGGGGGGAGGCGGAGGTCATGTTTGCGCGTGAAGGCTCGTTCTGCCGCCAGAAAATCCAGATTCTCTCCAGCGGAAGATGGATCTTCGAGAACTGGATCTGCTTCAATGACGATACCCGCAACGGCAGCGATATTACAGTCATGAACATCTCCGACGATGAGGGCGCCACCTGGCGCAGCGTCGAGGTTCCCGGCAGCCGCGGCCGTGTGCACTGCAACGTGCTTGAGATGGCGCCCGGGAAGCTGGTCGGGCTGTTCCGCAGCCGTGCGGCGGACAATATTTATTATGCGAAATCAGACGACAACGGCGAGACCTGGACGGAACCGGCACGCACTGAGCTGCCGAACAACAACTCCAGCATTTCCGCCATCAAGCTTGCCAGCGGCAAGCTCGCCATAATCTACAATGATCTGCGCTTCAATGACAAGCCGGATATTACCGTCTGGCCGTTTGAACGCTGTCCTGTCACTGTAGCCCTTTCAGAGGACGAGGGCAGAACCTGGCCGTACCGCCGCCATGTGGAGACCGGTGAAGGCTTCAGCGGGCACAAGAACTTAATCCGCAACCGCCGCTACGAATATCCGTGCATCATGCAGGCTGCGGACGGAAGTCTGCATGCAGCCTATTCCTTCGGCAACCGCCGTACGATGAAATTCATCTCCTTCACGGAGCAGTGGGTTACCGGGGCCGAATAA
- a CDS encoding four-carbon acid sugar kinase family protein — protein MNIAVIADDLTGANDTGVQMARQGLATSVLLELKTGGGKQEAVVFDTDSRSLPPLEAYQKVRDVCLFLGRGGDASSPVIYKKFDSTLRGNIGSELDAVYETLQPDFIIIAPSFPGVGRTMTDGIMYVNGMPLHETEMALDPKHPATESAFSAILERQSRYPAALVSLDGLRGERAALDKRIAGYRHSGIPYLVFDAEQEEDLALIVSLFPQGPEHPKVVWAGSAGLAGALTTQILLSLREASEQAGVIPEKSGQTPATACNNVLYNDPNSVLIVVGSVNPLSRRQLTELVKQETVSAIAVESDKLLFPGSCGKELSRVRELATGILSQELKHVALYTPGDPDEVERVRELGRAGGLSATEVGERISAALGRVAADIIAECGIRHMVLTGGDTAKQVCHHLSDVEIKLIDEVENGVPLGRTPGESGRYIITKAGAFGSDQVLVRSVKALQKGGTL, from the coding sequence ATGAACATCGCCGTCATCGCGGATGACTTGACCGGGGCGAACGATACGGGGGTGCAAATGGCCCGCCAGGGCTTGGCCACTTCTGTGCTGCTGGAGCTGAAGACGGGCGGCGGCAAACAGGAGGCCGTTGTATTTGATACCGACAGCCGCTCTCTTCCGCCCCTGGAGGCTTATCAGAAGGTCAGGGATGTATGCCTGTTTCTGGGGCGCGGCGGAGATGCTTCCTCTCCGGTTATCTACAAAAAGTTTGATTCCACGCTGCGGGGGAATATCGGCAGTGAGCTGGATGCGGTCTATGAGACGCTGCAGCCTGATTTTATAATTATCGCTCCTTCCTTTCCCGGGGTCGGGCGCACAATGACAGACGGAATTATGTATGTGAACGGAATGCCGCTGCACGAGACGGAGATGGCTCTTGATCCTAAGCACCCGGCGACGGAATCAGCCTTCTCTGCGATTCTTGAGCGGCAGAGCCGTTATCCGGCAGCCCTTGTTTCGCTGGACGGGCTGAGAGGAGAGCGGGCTGCGCTTGATAAGCGGATTGCCGGATACCGCCACTCAGGCATTCCCTATCTTGTGTTCGATGCGGAGCAGGAAGAGGATCTGGCCTTGATCGTTTCGTTATTCCCCCAAGGACCGGAACATCCGAAAGTGGTATGGGCCGGATCGGCGGGCCTGGCAGGTGCCCTGACGACGCAAATTCTTCTCAGCCTCAGGGAAGCTTCGGAGCAGGCGGGAGTTATACCGGAGAAGTCAGGCCAAACACCGGCTACGGCCTGCAATAATGTCTTGTATAACGATCCGAATAGTGTGCTTATTGTTGTCGGCAGTGTCAACCCGTTGTCCCGCCGCCAGCTGACCGAACTGGTGAAACAGGAGACTGTCTCCGCTATCGCCGTTGAATCGGATAAGCTGCTCTTCCCGGGCTCATGCGGCAAGGAATTGAGCCGGGTCCGTGAGCTTGCAACCGGTATTCTCTCACAGGAACTGAAGCATGTGGCGCTCTATACGCCTGGCGATCCGGACGAGGTCGAACGGGTCCGTGAGCTTGGCCGCGCCGGCGGCCTGAGCGCTACGGAAGTGGGCGAGCGCATCAGCGCGGCGCTTGGCCGCGTGGCCGCCGATATTATCGCCGAATGCGGAATCCGCCATATGGTGCTCACCGGAGGCGATACCGCGAAGCAGGTCTGCCACCATTTAAGCGATGTGGAGATCAAGCTCATTGATGAGGTGGAGAACGGAGTCCCGCTAGGGAGGACGCCGGGCGAATCCGGCAGATATATCATTACGAAAGCGGGGGCTTTCGGAAGCGATCAGGTACTGGTCCGCTCCGTGAAGGCTCTGCAGAAAGGTGGGACATTATGA
- a CDS encoding carbohydrate kinase family protein, which produces MFEFEHTVEFKETDLDLLTVGELLVDMISDDYGDSIENGTYRRYFGGSPANIAMNTKRLGIRALAASAVGTDGLGQFLVEQLSRADMDTSCIQLVDEATSLVVVTKSRSTPIPVFYRGADCRLTYTEELRAALLRTKIVHFSSWPLSRQPVRSAVEQMIRDARQHGVLVCFDPNYHPALWDTREDGVKYIQSILPLVDIAKPSEDDAERLFGKDTPENQLQKFLDLGVKLVILTLGKDGALVSNGRETVKLDTLAAQVTDTTGAGDAFWSGFYTALVKGYTVRTALQFGLAVSAYKLQYTGAVVELPALEIFKAKYQI; this is translated from the coding sequence ATGTTTGAGTTTGAGCATACCGTGGAATTTAAAGAGACTGACCTGGATCTTCTAACTGTCGGGGAACTGCTGGTGGACATGATATCGGACGATTACGGTGATTCTATTGAAAATGGCACGTATCGCCGCTACTTCGGAGGCTCGCCGGCCAATATCGCCATGAATACGAAACGGCTGGGCATCCGCGCGCTTGCGGCCTCCGCAGTGGGGACGGATGGACTTGGACAGTTTCTGGTAGAGCAGTTAAGCAGGGCGGATATGGATACAAGCTGTATACAGCTTGTGGACGAAGCAACCAGTCTGGTAGTCGTGACCAAGAGCAGGTCCACGCCAATCCCGGTCTTCTACCGGGGAGCGGATTGCCGGCTCACCTACACAGAGGAATTACGCGCAGCCCTGCTCCGGACGAAGATCGTCCATTTCTCCAGCTGGCCTCTGTCCAGGCAGCCGGTAAGATCGGCGGTGGAGCAGATGATCCGGGATGCCCGCCAGCACGGGGTCCTCGTCTGCTTTGATCCCAACTACCATCCGGCATTATGGGATACAAGGGAGGACGGGGTTAAATATATACAATCGATCCTGCCGCTTGTCGATATTGCCAAGCCGTCGGAAGACGATGCCGAGCGGCTGTTCGGGAAGGACACGCCGGAGAATCAGCTGCAGAAGTTCCTGGACCTGGGCGTGAAGCTGGTCATTCTGACGCTGGGCAAAGACGGGGCGCTTGTCTCAAACGGCCGGGAAACGGTGAAGCTTGATACGCTGGCTGCGCAGGTGACGGATACGACGGGGGCAGGAGATGCCTTCTGGTCCGGCTTCTATACGGCGCTAGTCAAAGGATATACGGTGCGCACAGCGCTGCAGTTCGGGCTGGCGGTCAGTGCGTATAAGCTGCAATATACGGGGGCCGTCGTAGAGCTGCCGGCACTTGAGATATTCAAGGCGAAATATCAAATCTAG